CGGCAGGTCCTCTTCGACGATATACTCGATGGTCGCTTTCCCGGCGGCCATCGCTAGCTGGTTGCCTCGGAAGGTGCCGGTGTGTGCTCCCGACTCCCACTCGTCTAAGTCCTCGTCGTAGAGCGTGACCGCCAGCGGGAGACCGCCGCCGACCGCCTTCGAGAGCGTCACCACGTCGGGCGTGATGCCGGCGCGCTGGAAGTCGTAGAGTTCGCCGGTCCTGCCCAGCCCCGACTGAATCTCGTCCACGACCAGCGGTACGTCGTGTTCGCGCGTGATGCGGCGCATCTCTTGAAGCCACTCGGCGGGCGGTGCGACGGACCCGCCCTCGCCCTGCACGGGTTCGAGGACCATCGCGGCGGGGTCAGTGAACCCGCGCTCGGGGTCGGCCAGCAGGCGCTCGACGTACTCTGCGGCGACCTCGTGGCCGTCCTCGCCGACGCCGAACGGACACCGATACGAGTAGGGGTACGGCAGGTGGTGAACGTCGCCCATCGTCCCCGAAATTTCCTCCTTGGGGTCCGTGTCGCCCATCAGGCCGAGCGAACCGTAGGTCATGCCGTGGTAGCCCCCGCGGAACGCGAGGACCGAGCGGTTGCCCGTCGCGGTCTTGGTGAGTTTGAGCGCGGCCTCCACCGCGTCGGTGCCCGCGGGGCTACAGAACTGAATCTTCGCGGAGTCGGCGAACTCGTCGGGAAGGCTGTCGTAGAGTGTGTCCACGAACGCTTCCTTGACCGGCGTCGTGATGTCGAGGGTGTGCATCGGCCGGTCGGCCGCCATCGCGTCCTCGATGGCCTCGACCACGACGGGGTGGTTGTGCCCGAGGTGGAGGGTCCCGGCTCCGGCCAGACAGTCGTAGTAGGTGTTTCCCTCCATGTCGGTGACTTCGACGCCCTTCGCCTCCCGGATCGCCATCGGGAGGTATCGCGGATAGCTCCGCGCGTTCGACTCTCTGTCGGCCTGCTGGTCGAGCAGTCGCTCGTTCGACGCCTCGGGTCGGGTCATCTCGAACCGCCTCCCAGCGGGATTCGGGTCGCCCCGAGGCGCGGTTCGGCGCGGTTCGTCGTCCGTGCGTCTCGACGTGCGTGAGGTGGAGTTCGTCGCGTCACAACTTTTAGGCCGACCTAAAAATTGAAAAGTATTTCCATCCGTCCCGATTTTTATAATTTAGGCTAACCTAAAGACTATAAATGAGGAGCGCTTCCGTTCGGTCGGAATCGCTGAGGGACTTCACGCTTCGAAATTTTTTAGGCCCACCTAAATCTCTTTCGCA
This genomic stretch from Halorussus pelagicus harbors:
- a CDS encoding diaminobutyrate--2-oxoglutarate transaminase — translated: MTRPEASNERLLDQQADRESNARSYPRYLPMAIREAKGVEVTDMEGNTYYDCLAGAGTLHLGHNHPVVVEAIEDAMAADRPMHTLDITTPVKEAFVDTLYDSLPDEFADSAKIQFCSPAGTDAVEAALKLTKTATGNRSVLAFRGGYHGMTYGSLGLMGDTDPKEEISGTMGDVHHLPYPYSYRCPFGVGEDGHEVAAEYVERLLADPERGFTDPAAMVLEPVQGEGGSVAPPAEWLQEMRRITREHDVPLVVDEIQSGLGRTGELYDFQRAGITPDVVTLSKAVGGGLPLAVTLYDEDLDEWESGAHTGTFRGNQLAMAAGKATIEYIVEEDLPSHAEEMGARLRDHLDAAAEEFAAVGDVRGRGLMLGIEMVDSAAEPDALGSHPPDPDLAEAIQSACFDRGLIVERGGREGATVRFLPPLIVSAEQIEDIGRIFRESVRAAVSDETGGSP